From a region of the Paenibacillus lutimineralis genome:
- a CDS encoding DUF4261 domain-containing protein: protein MTIQQQAALQSMIEWLEHENELGRKPSKIEIAGEFDLHDMHYYIFKYKKSMLGKWLLGVCGGYEESSDTEHCGHIFSEMQPYNPATAEQEAIAMVEMIREYWMKQAAAIEAEQSENEDTEEEEGASGIFNGFVLLNTHECDLEQIKTTLQQDWGIVCPPADEEDASSAENEGTLVFEADGFTLALSFVDAPIPDGEAEHFAQANYLWKEAAQVTSTHVSQIILAVFTRSGSSLDSAKLFTKLAASCLKLPNAIGIYTAGTVFQPEMYIEMTEIMKEENILPLLNLVHFGLVGTETGSGAYTYGLRAFGKDEIEIIDSQAIPSELRDFLINITDYVLEYNVTLRDGETIGFSEEQKLPITRSEGVYVDGDSVKIKF from the coding sequence ATGACGATTCAGCAACAAGCAGCTCTGCAGTCTATGATTGAATGGCTGGAGCATGAGAATGAGCTTGGACGAAAACCTAGCAAAATTGAAATTGCAGGAGAATTTGATCTGCATGACATGCACTATTACATATTTAAGTATAAAAAGTCGATGCTGGGCAAGTGGCTGCTCGGGGTCTGTGGCGGGTATGAGGAGTCATCTGACACAGAGCATTGTGGTCACATCTTCAGTGAGATGCAGCCTTATAACCCGGCCACTGCCGAACAAGAAGCCATCGCGATGGTCGAGATGATTCGCGAGTATTGGATGAAGCAAGCGGCGGCCATTGAAGCCGAACAATCGGAGAATGAGGATACGGAAGAGGAGGAAGGTGCATCTGGCATATTCAACGGATTCGTCCTGCTGAATACCCACGAATGCGATCTTGAGCAGATCAAGACGACTTTACAGCAAGATTGGGGCATCGTCTGTCCGCCGGCTGATGAGGAAGATGCAAGCTCTGCGGAGAACGAAGGAACTCTCGTCTTCGAAGCAGATGGCTTCACTCTGGCGCTCAGCTTTGTAGATGCGCCTATACCGGATGGGGAGGCCGAGCATTTCGCACAAGCCAACTACCTCTGGAAAGAGGCTGCCCAGGTAACCAGCACACATGTCTCCCAGATCATTCTGGCTGTCTTTACGCGCTCTGGCTCATCTCTCGATAGCGCCAAGCTATTTACGAAGCTGGCGGCAAGCTGCTTGAAGCTGCCAAATGCGATAGGAATTTATACGGCAGGAACTGTATTCCAGCCTGAAATGTATATAGAGATGACCGAGATCATGAAGGAAGAGAACATATTGCCACTGCTAAATCTTGTCCACTTCGGTCTAGTCGGAACAGAAACCGGGTCGGGGGCTTATACCTATGGTTTGAGAGCATTCGGCAAGGATGAGATTGAGATCATCGACAGCCAGGCCATACCGAGCGAGCTGCGCGACTTCCTGATCAATATTACTGATTATGTACTTGAATATAACGTTACTCTGCGGGACGGAGAAACGATTGGCTTCTCCGAAGAGCAGAAGCTACCGATCACCCGATCCGAAGGTGTATACGTGGATGGGGATAGTGTAAAAATTAAATTCTGA
- a CDS encoding alanine/glycine:cation symporter family protein, whose translation MQVLEQINQWVWGAPLLILLVGTGIWLTCRLGLLQVIRLPLALKLVFKAKNEGEGDVSSFGALATALAATVGTGNIVGVATAIQVGGPGALFWMWMAAFFGMATKYAEGLLAVKYRTMDDKGQVSGGPMYYIERGLGSKFKPLAVFFAISGVLVALFGIGTFPQVNAIVSSTQSSWGVPAIVTAGIMTVLTALVTLGGIKSISKVSTKVVPLMAILYIVAALVVLFTFADQIPHAVALVFESAFQPAAAGGGFLGATVMMAIRNGVARGVFSNESGLGSAPIAAAAAKTKWPAEQGLVSMTGTFFDTIIICTLTGLTLIVTGVWQGAERGAMMTQAAFDAAIPYGSIILTLCLMLFAFTTILGWNYYGERCITYLFGVKSILPYRVVFILLIAFGAFIKLEAIWLLADIVNGLMALPNLIALLGLSGVVVAETRRYLQHMKEQKHSERTAPKAAMQSVLAEEE comes from the coding sequence ATGCAAGTATTAGAGCAGATTAATCAATGGGTGTGGGGAGCGCCCTTGCTCATCTTATTGGTAGGGACAGGTATATGGTTGACCTGTCGACTCGGGCTACTGCAGGTCATCCGGCTGCCTCTCGCTTTAAAGCTGGTATTTAAGGCGAAGAACGAAGGCGAAGGAGACGTGTCGAGCTTCGGCGCTTTGGCGACGGCGCTGGCTGCAACAGTTGGCACAGGGAATATCGTCGGGGTGGCCACTGCAATCCAAGTTGGGGGTCCCGGAGCCTTGTTCTGGATGTGGATGGCCGCATTTTTCGGGATGGCGACGAAGTATGCTGAAGGCTTATTAGCTGTGAAGTACCGGACGATGGATGATAAAGGTCAGGTCTCTGGCGGACCGATGTATTATATTGAACGGGGGCTAGGGAGTAAGTTCAAGCCTCTTGCTGTATTCTTTGCTATAAGTGGGGTTCTAGTTGCACTCTTCGGCATCGGGACGTTCCCGCAGGTGAATGCGATTGTATCATCAACGCAGTCGAGCTGGGGCGTACCAGCTATCGTGACGGCGGGGATTATGACAGTGTTAACCGCTTTGGTTACCCTTGGCGGGATTAAGAGTATATCCAAGGTCTCAACGAAGGTTGTACCGTTAATGGCTATTCTTTATATTGTTGCTGCTCTCGTCGTGCTGTTCACCTTTGCTGATCAAATCCCGCATGCGGTGGCGCTGGTCTTCGAAAGTGCATTCCAGCCAGCAGCGGCGGGCGGGGGCTTCCTCGGTGCCACGGTGATGATGGCGATCCGTAACGGTGTTGCACGCGGAGTATTCTCCAATGAATCGGGTCTCGGGAGCGCGCCGATTGCGGCTGCTGCTGCCAAGACCAAGTGGCCGGCGGAACAAGGACTAGTATCGATGACAGGGACCTTTTTTGACACGATTATTATTTGTACCCTAACGGGATTAACCTTGATCGTAACAGGGGTATGGCAAGGCGCTGAGCGTGGAGCGATGATGACCCAAGCCGCTTTTGATGCTGCAATCCCATATGGCTCGATCATTCTCACGCTATGCCTGATGCTGTTTGCATTTACGACGATTCTGGGTTGGAATTATTATGGCGAGCGCTGTATTACTTACTTGTTCGGTGTGAAGTCGATTCTGCCTTACCGCGTTGTATTTATCCTCTTAATCGCTTTTGGTGCATTTATCAAGCTGGAGGCCATCTGGCTGCTCGCTGATATTGTGAACGGGCTGATGGCACTGCCGAATTTGATCGCTCTATTAGGCTTATCAGGAGTCGTAGTGGCAGAGACCCGTCGCTATTTGCAGCATATGAAGGAACAGAAGCACTCAGAGCGTACCGCCCCGAAAGCGGCTATGCAGTCGGTCTTGGCAGAGGAAGAATAA
- a CDS encoding sensor histidine kinase: MNSFLGYLAAIPITWLVQLIFRQSSANIEYLPYLFTAMAPPILNEILLRLVRRFVPQLGKQLIREYGKIIFVPVIVLFIIIIVSVYPILSISNQTGDDSSYHRMILLSMWLLFVVALLYMQFQYHYIRKKELERSKSEQLVQLKEYTAQLEKIYDEFRGFRHDYANILLTLEDGIHREDWDQVRHAFENTVKPTGQFLRKNEYSFVKLRNLHISEVKSILAAKIMLAQQMKIDVSLEIEEPVHVIPMELISFTRILSILLDNAIEAAAATKERKLWIVLLEDPGALRLIIENSSEERIDLRSLGERGYSTKGEGRGLGLFNVQQMLNDHKYASLESESQPHLFSQTLILRVQKDRFSAPRRLDEARD, translated from the coding sequence ATGAATTCATTCTTGGGGTATTTGGCCGCGATTCCGATCACTTGGCTCGTTCAGTTGATCTTCCGGCAGTCATCAGCCAATATCGAATATCTTCCGTATCTTTTCACGGCGATGGCACCGCCCATTCTCAATGAAATTCTGCTTCGATTGGTACGTCGCTTTGTTCCTCAACTGGGCAAGCAGCTCATACGAGAATACGGTAAAATCATTTTTGTCCCTGTGATTGTTCTGTTCATCATTATTATTGTTTCGGTGTATCCGATTTTGTCCATTAGTAATCAGACGGGGGATGACAGCTCATACCATCGAATGATCCTCTTGAGCATGTGGCTGCTGTTTGTTGTTGCTTTGCTGTATATGCAGTTCCAGTATCATTACATCCGAAAAAAAGAGCTGGAAAGGTCCAAAAGTGAGCAATTGGTACAGCTTAAGGAGTACACGGCACAGCTGGAGAAAATCTATGATGAATTCAGAGGCTTCCGCCATGATTATGCGAATATTCTCCTGACGCTGGAGGACGGGATTCACAGAGAGGATTGGGACCAAGTCAGACATGCATTTGAAAACACCGTCAAACCGACTGGGCAGTTCCTGCGTAAGAACGAATACAGCTTCGTGAAACTGCGGAACCTTCATATCTCAGAGGTAAAAAGTATCCTGGCGGCCAAAATTATGCTGGCACAGCAAATGAAAATCGATGTTTCGCTGGAAATCGAGGAGCCAGTTCATGTGATCCCGATGGAACTGATTTCTTTTACTCGGATTCTCTCCATATTGCTCGATAATGCGATTGAAGCGGCTGCCGCCACGAAAGAGCGTAAACTATGGATCGTATTGTTGGAAGATCCCGGTGCGCTGCGGCTGATCATTGAGAATAGCAGTGAAGAACGGATTGATCTGCGAAGTCTGGGGGAGCGGGGGTACTCAACCAAAGGCGAGGGGCGGGGATTAGGCTTATTTAATGTGCAGCAAATGCTAAATGACCATAAGTATGCTTCACTTGAATCGGAGAGCCAGCCTCATTTATTCTCGCAAACACTTATATTACGTGTTCAAAAAGATCGGTTTTCAGCACCGAGAAGGTTGGATGAAGCTAGGGACTGA
- a CDS encoding response regulator transcription factor yields MNIFILEDNLIQQQRLERIVKELCLKHQIRYRNLFSTAKPDHLLAQIENAADHQLYFLDLEIKNEKHTGLEVAQEIRRTDPYGTIVFVTTHSELAPKTFAYRVAALDFIEKDLPEDEFIHKVEACLLLADERRTVPISTDLFSFENKYTSFQIPFSEILYFETMEIAHKIRLIAKSKTFEFYAELNEIAGYDERLFRCHRAFVVNLANIRSIDKKNRLVLFAHGARCSVSRRLQKETIEKMESLRQREFPD; encoded by the coding sequence ATGAATATATTTATTTTGGAGGATAATCTGATCCAGCAGCAGAGGTTAGAACGAATCGTCAAGGAGCTATGCCTCAAGCATCAAATCCGTTACCGGAACCTGTTCTCGACAGCCAAACCGGACCATTTGTTGGCCCAAATCGAGAACGCTGCCGATCATCAGCTTTATTTTCTGGATCTGGAAATTAAAAACGAGAAGCATACCGGGCTTGAAGTGGCGCAGGAAATCAGGCGAACAGACCCATATGGCACGATTGTTTTTGTCACTACGCATTCGGAGTTGGCGCCCAAGACCTTTGCTTACCGGGTAGCTGCCCTGGATTTTATCGAGAAGGATTTGCCAGAGGATGAGTTTATCCACAAGGTAGAGGCTTGCTTGCTTCTTGCTGATGAACGCAGGACCGTGCCTATAAGTACCGATCTGTTCTCTTTCGAGAATAAATACACCAGCTTCCAAATTCCTTTTTCGGAAATTTTATATTTTGAGACGATGGAAATCGCACATAAAATCAGGTTGATCGCGAAATCCAAAACGTTCGAATTTTACGCTGAACTAAATGAAATCGCAGGGTATGATGAGCGCCTCTTCCGTTGCCACCGGGCATTTGTCGTCAACCTGGCGAATATCAGATCGATTGACAAGAAGAACAGGCTTGTCTTATTCGCCCATGGTGCAAGATGCTCCGTCTCAAGAAGGTTGCAAAAGGAAACGATTGAAAAAATGGAGTCCTTGAGGCAAAGAGAGTTCCCTGACTAA
- a CDS encoding ABC transporter ATP-binding protein: MDTMIEIDRLSKAYKGEEIVSDVTMHIEKGEIYGFLGPNGAGKTTIMKMILNLVKPTSGEIRILGQPISHSSYQYLEHIGSIIEYPVFYERLTAIDNLKLHCKYMGCSNEERIPEALRIVGLNGVEHKKVHEFSLGMKQRLGIARAIITNPAILILDEPINGLDPVGIIDIRVLLLKLKNEYGMTILVSSHIVSEIESVADTIGIINQGKLLKEVKMSEIREESNLEEYFLKLIHGGSRHVKTDQN, encoded by the coding sequence ATGGACACAATGATCGAAATTGATCGATTATCAAAAGCATATAAAGGCGAAGAAATCGTGTCGGATGTTACCATGCATATCGAGAAGGGGGAAATATACGGTTTCCTGGGACCGAATGGCGCAGGCAAAACGACCATTATGAAGATGATTCTGAATTTGGTCAAGCCCACATCAGGCGAGATTCGTATACTCGGGCAACCTATATCTCACTCGTCTTATCAATACTTGGAGCATATTGGCAGCATCATTGAATATCCGGTTTTTTATGAGCGTCTCACAGCTATTGATAACCTGAAGCTTCATTGCAAATATATGGGGTGTTCAAACGAGGAACGTATTCCTGAAGCACTTAGGATTGTTGGTCTAAACGGGGTAGAGCATAAAAAAGTACACGAGTTTTCGTTAGGAATGAAGCAGCGATTGGGAATTGCCAGAGCGATCATTACAAACCCGGCCATTCTAATTCTGGACGAGCCAATCAATGGTTTGGACCCCGTGGGGATCATAGATATCCGGGTTTTATTGCTGAAGCTGAAGAATGAGTACGGCATGACCATTCTAGTCTCCAGCCATATTGTGTCAGAGATTGAGTCGGTTGCGGATACGATCGGGATTATTAATCAAGGGAAGCTGCTGAAGGAAGTAAAGATGTCGGAGATTAGGGAAGAGAGCAATTTGGAGGAGTATTTTCTAAAACTGATTCATGGGGGAAGCAGGCATGTTAAAACTGATCAAAATTGA
- a CDS encoding ABC transporter permease — MLKLIKIEWDKNQIAGYGIKAVISMAIILVLSAGMALMSNAQDEPMFYNFADFMSLANIFIRITFVVFSGILISRMVIEEYKSKTMQLLFTYPLQRKKIIQAKLMIVLGFCFASIVISTLLIEGVTVLLNPQLHFFEDPATMTDLFATVPSILIASVMTAGLSLISLFFGMRKKSTATTITSSVIIGTLSNAMVSNGSSSVSMFQFIGIPAVLCLLGLAVAYLSYRRIDRIDV, encoded by the coding sequence ATGTTAAAACTGATCAAAATTGAGTGGGATAAAAATCAGATAGCAGGATACGGTATCAAAGCCGTGATTAGCATGGCGATTATTTTAGTATTGTCGGCAGGAATGGCTTTAATGTCAAATGCCCAGGATGAGCCCATGTTCTACAATTTTGCAGATTTCATGTCGCTTGCGAATATATTCATCCGCATTACCTTTGTCGTATTCTCAGGGATTCTGATTTCCAGAATGGTGATCGAAGAATATAAGAGTAAGACGATGCAGCTCTTGTTTACGTATCCCTTACAGCGCAAAAAGATCATCCAGGCCAAGTTAATGATTGTTCTCGGTTTCTGTTTCGCTAGTATAGTCATTTCCACCTTGCTCATTGAAGGAGTGACGGTTTTATTGAATCCGCAGCTTCATTTTTTCGAGGACCCTGCAACGATGACCGACCTATTTGCTACCGTTCCTTCGATCCTGATTGCTTCAGTCATGACAGCCGGACTAAGTCTTATTTCATTGTTTTTCGGCATGCGTAAAAAGTCCACTGCGACGACTATTACGAGTTCAGTCATTATAGGAACGCTATCTAATGCAATGGTCTCTAACGGAAGCAGCTCAGTCAGTATGTTTCAATTTATCGGTATACCGGCTGTTCTTTGCTTACTGGGATTAGCTGTAGCTTATTTATCGTATCGTAGAATTGATAGAATTGATGTTTAG
- a CDS encoding DUF4097 family beta strand repeat-containing protein encodes MKTNKWILIFLMVVVVGVLVIGLTVGSENVEIVKQIPVDEIQSIEVFNDSLDVEVKSSTDNQVHVDIKGKQKDKKKIPVKITHQDHKLIIQQTSQMGGAFSAFTWGKEGTIQISIPQNTVEQVTLTSDDGDIHIHGLSLSRLMVQDRAGYVKLDEVEAEVITAFSKTGDIVLRRANERGERNIETETGDIQVVYQTVPASLKLEVENIKGDTAVHLENLSRTTNTDKKISGIIGAGENSLTVRSRSGSIDIK; translated from the coding sequence ATGAAGACGAATAAATGGATTTTGATATTTTTGATGGTCGTAGTAGTAGGAGTGCTTGTCATCGGATTGACAGTTGGCTCAGAGAATGTGGAGATAGTGAAGCAGATACCGGTGGATGAAATTCAAAGCATTGAAGTCTTTAATGATTCATTGGATGTTGAAGTGAAGTCATCTACAGACAATCAAGTACACGTAGATATTAAGGGGAAGCAGAAGGATAAGAAGAAGATTCCAGTTAAGATAACTCATCAAGATCATAAATTAATCATTCAACAGACGAGCCAAATGGGAGGGGCTTTCTCGGCCTTTACTTGGGGCAAAGAGGGGACGATTCAAATATCTATTCCCCAAAACACAGTAGAGCAGGTTACGCTGACGAGTGATGATGGAGATATTCATATTCATGGGTTATCTCTCTCAAGGCTGATGGTTCAAGATCGGGCGGGTTATGTCAAGCTTGATGAAGTGGAAGCAGAAGTTATAACGGCTTTCTCCAAGACGGGAGATATCGTCTTAAGAAGAGCTAATGAACGGGGCGAAAGGAACATTGAAACCGAAACAGGTGATATTCAAGTTGTTTATCAGACTGTGCCAGCAAGCTTGAAGCTGGAGGTAGAGAACATCAAAGGAGATACTGCGGTTCACTTGGAAAATCTCTCACGTACGACCAATACTGACAAGAAAATCAGCGGAATCATAGGCGCTGGGGAGAACTCATTAACCGTCAGAAGTCGTTCAGGAAGCATCGATATTAAATAG
- a CDS encoding DUF1349 domain-containing protein: MVLHIFNHWLNESQLEMNGDLLQISAPGKTDYIINPESGDVKNNAPFLYANVQGDFVLRAKVRHDFISTFDGAALFIMDSEREDHWAKLCYEYTDLNTYSVVSVVTNGVSDDANGQNLTDKSVWLQIGRKGDAFSMHYSTDGSHYQMVRVFNLKASNTLKVGLVSQSPAGEGLISDFSDVHLEQVTMESIRAGK; encoded by the coding sequence ATGGTCTTGCATATATTTAATCATTGGTTGAACGAATCTCAGCTTGAAATGAATGGTGATTTGTTGCAGATCTCGGCTCCAGGGAAGACAGATTATATCATCAATCCAGAGAGTGGCGATGTTAAGAACAATGCGCCTTTCTTATATGCCAATGTGCAAGGTGACTTCGTGCTTCGCGCCAAAGTAAGACATGACTTCATATCTACCTTCGATGGAGCTGCTTTATTTATTATGGATAGCGAGCGAGAGGATCACTGGGCCAAGCTCTGCTATGAATATACGGATCTCAATACATATTCGGTAGTTAGTGTCGTTACCAATGGAGTATCTGACGATGCCAACGGCCAGAACCTGACAGATAAGAGCGTATGGCTGCAAATTGGCCGGAAGGGCGATGCCTTCTCCATGCATTACTCTACGGACGGCTCTCATTATCAAATGGTCAGAGTGTTCAACTTGAAAGCCTCGAATACGCTCAAGGTTGGACTGGTCTCTCAATCACCAGCTGGCGAGGGACTAATTAGTGACTTCTCGGATGTTCATCTTGAGCAGGTAACGATGGAGAGCATTAGAGCAGGCAAATAG
- a CDS encoding MBL fold metallo-hydrolase: MKFYGTSAAEGIPNPFCSCPVCDNARRTGGSEIRRRSMIRLNEQVCIDLSADSFQQAIEYGDFTKLKEVLVTHTHEDHLNYMMMNVRNMAIERQDEPLHYYFTDKAYEIVDFYRQSRPIIKGMTADLENRGIITFHKLEFNKPVEIADMTVTPLRGNHIGNMGENCANYLLQMADGKKYYYGVDTGWYLPDTFKALEGAALDVLISECTFGLTEGRGLHPDGHLDALSCMELFRKLLEQGTIHAGSRIYLTHINHYTSTHAELTEWFAKQDFPCEITVTWDGMEIAE, encoded by the coding sequence ATGAAATTTTACGGTACGAGCGCAGCCGAAGGGATTCCTAATCCGTTCTGCTCCTGTCCGGTATGCGACAATGCCCGGCGAACGGGCGGTTCAGAGATCCGGCGCCGCTCGATGATCCGGCTCAATGAGCAGGTATGCATCGATCTGAGCGCGGATTCCTTTCAGCAAGCGATCGAATATGGGGACTTCACCAAGCTTAAGGAGGTACTTGTAACACACACTCATGAAGACCATTTGAATTATATGATGATGAATGTACGCAATATGGCCATCGAACGCCAAGATGAACCATTACACTACTACTTCACCGATAAAGCCTATGAGATCGTTGATTTCTATCGGCAGAGCCGTCCGATCATCAAGGGGATGACAGCGGATCTGGAGAACCGCGGCATTATCACCTTCCATAAGCTCGAATTCAATAAGCCGGTAGAGATCGCAGACATGACCGTAACGCCGCTACGCGGTAACCATATCGGCAATATGGGTGAGAACTGCGCCAACTACTTGCTGCAAATGGCCGACGGGAAGAAATACTATTATGGCGTCGATACGGGGTGGTATTTACCGGATACGTTCAAGGCGTTGGAAGGCGCAGCGCTTGATGTGCTGATCAGTGAGTGCACCTTCGGCCTGACTGAGGGGCGCGGGCTCCATCCGGATGGGCATCTAGACGCATTAAGCTGTATGGAGCTGTTCCGTAAATTGCTGGAGCAAGGAACGATTCATGCTGGCTCCCGCATCTACCTGACCCATATTAACCACTACACTTCAACGCATGCCGAGCTGACGGAGTGGTTCGCCAAGCAGGATTTCCCGTGCGAAATAACCGTGACTTGGGATGGGATGGAGATCGCCGAATAG
- a CDS encoding extracellular solute-binding protein: MKKRLILLITLVQIASLLTLTACGTTSKGNADVAAKDEETAANITKTGLPIADKPIHLQGLVAKYELVTDWNQHTGLKDYASKSNVIIDWDSVPQNAFEERRNLLFASNDLPDFVMRAGLTPQLITSYAAAGQIIPLDDLIEAGYAPNLSALMAADEGIRKSITSADGHIYSLPNISEADGRIGSSWINKKWLDKLGLEMPTTMDEFYQVMKAFKEQDPNGNNKADEIPLSGYKEKANNGNEFFKSFYGNWGFGGNSGIIAPYMDVDDNGKVRYIATDEKFKEMLTYFSKFWAEGLIDKEMFSQDMNQVIAKVDEERIGYVAKGNNNLWMGKNRGDYVQNPVMRAIDGDVYWTSVSPKVRDIGSFVITSKNPNPEATLRWGDYFLSEEGTAMARLGIQDVTYTIDSDGFYKLKDEYANNPDGLTVDEALSDYTIFQGGQIPQRVTQKVDQSAAVLPEMIANKDVVRPYLVADEKLMIPNFSEDENIQLSTYATDIEAYTEEQVVKFITGAKSLDEWDNYVSTLNKMHLDKYLAIYQAAYDRWNQQ; this comes from the coding sequence ATGAAAAAGAGACTTATCTTGCTGATTACGCTCGTGCAAATCGCGTCGCTTCTCACCTTAACTGCCTGTGGGACGACCAGCAAAGGAAATGCGGACGTTGCGGCCAAAGATGAAGAGACCGCGGCCAATATTACAAAGACTGGCCTTCCTATCGCCGATAAGCCGATTCATCTCCAGGGGCTTGTTGCCAAATACGAGCTTGTTACAGACTGGAACCAACATACGGGATTAAAAGACTACGCATCAAAATCTAATGTCATCATTGACTGGGATAGTGTGCCACAGAACGCTTTTGAAGAGCGACGAAACCTTCTGTTCGCTTCCAATGATCTGCCTGACTTCGTCATGCGGGCCGGTCTGACACCACAGCTCATCACTTCGTATGCGGCCGCGGGTCAAATTATCCCGCTTGATGATCTGATCGAAGCCGGCTATGCGCCTAATTTATCCGCGCTGATGGCAGCGGATGAAGGGATTCGCAAATCGATCACCTCGGCGGATGGCCATATCTACTCCCTACCCAATATCAGCGAAGCCGACGGGCGCATTGGTTCGTCATGGATTAACAAGAAGTGGCTGGACAAGCTCGGACTTGAAATGCCGACAACAATGGATGAATTCTATCAGGTCATGAAGGCGTTCAAGGAACAAGACCCCAACGGAAATAACAAGGCTGATGAAATCCCGCTCTCCGGATACAAGGAGAAAGCCAATAACGGGAACGAATTCTTCAAATCGTTCTACGGGAACTGGGGCTTCGGCGGCAATTCGGGAATTATCGCACCCTATATGGATGTAGATGATAATGGCAAGGTCCGTTATATTGCCACAGATGAGAAGTTCAAGGAGATGCTGACCTACTTCAGCAAGTTCTGGGCAGAAGGCTTGATCGATAAGGAGATGTTCTCACAGGATATGAACCAGGTTATAGCCAAGGTGGATGAGGAACGGATCGGCTACGTGGCCAAAGGTAACAACAATCTATGGATGGGCAAGAACCGCGGAGATTACGTGCAGAATCCGGTCATGAGAGCGATCGACGGCGATGTCTATTGGACAAGTGTCAGCCCGAAGGTACGGGATATCGGTTCCTTTGTCATTACCAGCAAGAATCCGAATCCGGAAGCTACACTGCGCTGGGGGGACTATTTCCTCAGTGAAGAAGGGACCGCCATGGCCCGCCTGGGGATCCAAGATGTGACCTACACGATCGACAGCGACGGATTCTACAAATTGAAGGATGAATACGCGAATAACCCTGATGGCCTTACTGTAGACGAAGCGCTCTCCGATTACACGATCTTCCAAGGCGGACAGATACCGCAGCGGGTTACACAGAAGGTCGATCAGAGCGCGGCTGTACTTCCTGAGATGATCGCTAATAAGGATGTCGTCCGTCCTTATCTCGTAGCCGATGAGAAGCTGATGATCCCGAACTTCTCCGAGGACGAGAATATCCAATTGAGTACCTATGCCACAGATATCGAAGCATATACCGAGGAACAGGTTGTCAAATTCATTACAGGTGCCAAATCACTTGATGAGTGGGATAATTATGTGAGTACACTCAATAAAATGCATCTGGATAAATATCTTGCGATTTACCAGGCGGCCTATGACCGCTGGAATCAGCAGTAA
- a CDS encoding carbohydrate ABC transporter permease — translation MEAASQRIRESQGDRVFLTITYILIGILVLAILYPLIYVVSASLSDPKLVISGKVGLIPKGFNLEAYQRVFMNHEIWIGYRNTILYAVIGTAVNIALTMMGAYPLSRRNFPWRRSCMVFFTITMFFSGGIVPMYLLVRDLGLYNSMWALILPTAINVYNMIVARTFLETTIDEQIYESAYIDGCSNIRAFFSIVLPLSAPIMAVLVLFYAVYHWNSYFEAMIYLKDRTLYPLQLFLREILVMNQSDNVMMDSIEMDTSKFLVAEGVKYAVIIVSSVPILMLYPFLQKYFVKGMMIGALKG, via the coding sequence ATGGAAGCAGCTTCACAGCGCATTCGGGAGTCTCAGGGAGATCGCGTATTTCTAACTATTACTTATATTCTGATCGGGATCCTGGTGCTGGCTATCCTCTACCCGCTCATTTATGTAGTCAGCGCTTCACTCAGCGATCCCAAGCTGGTCATTTCCGGAAAAGTCGGACTGATTCCGAAGGGGTTCAATCTGGAAGCCTATCAGCGGGTGTTCATGAATCACGAAATCTGGATCGGATATCGCAATACGATTCTGTATGCAGTCATCGGCACCGCCGTCAATATCGCGCTCACCATGATGGGTGCTTATCCACTGTCACGCCGGAATTTCCCTTGGCGCAGGTCCTGCATGGTGTTCTTTACGATCACGATGTTCTTTAGCGGAGGGATCGTCCCTATGTACCTACTCGTCCGCGATCTCGGCTTGTATAATTCAATGTGGGCCTTGATCCTGCCGACTGCAATCAACGTTTATAACATGATTGTTGCAAGGACTTTTCTGGAGACGACCATAGACGAGCAGATCTATGAATCGGCTTATATCGACGGCTGCAGCAATATACGCGCCTTCTTCTCCATCGTGCTGCCGCTTAGCGCACCGATTATGGCCGTACTCGTTCTATTCTATGCCGTATATCACTGGAACTCTTACTTCGAGGCGATGATATATCTCAAAGACCGGACTTTGTATCCGCTACAGCTATTCCTCCGCGAGATTCTCGTGATGAACCAATCGGATAATGTCATGATGGATTCCATCGAGATGGACACGAGCAAATTCCTCGTCGCGGAAGGCGTTAAATATGCAGTAATTATCGTATCGAGCGTACCGATCCTCATGCTCTACCCGTTCCTTCAGAAGTATTTCGTAAAAGGAATGATGATCGGTGCCCTTAAGGGATGA